From a region of the Streptomyces sp. B21-083 genome:
- a CDS encoding penicillin acylase family protein: MATEIYRDAWGIPHLRAADALELARCQGRVTALDRAWQLEVERHRTQGTSAAFLGADAVGWDVFARRARLDDTARHCYATLERRDPETAAWVRAYTDGVNAGLGEGARRAPEFAATGLAPGRWEPWTPLGVWLATHILFAGFPAKLWRDQVVAHLGADAVALFATDGPGTSGSNGWLVSGERSVTGLPLLAGDPHRYIEDPGVYQQVRLFCPEFDVVGFAVPGVPGIAHFGHTGTAAWAITNAMADYQDLYEERIRRAGTGVEALDPDGEWRPAHVHREVVEVAGGESGEVEVEVIETGRGPVVIGGPDDGRTATISLRYPPRVTGDLGFSALLPLLRARRVADIDRALDLWAEPVNVVHAADTEGGLLHRVAGHVPVRAEVNRTRLARAWEPGHEWQGRHETPYGTVDNGLAVMANQRGPSTPLGVEFAPPHRAARIRALLEERDQWSADDLSAVHMDTHLASAGPLLGLISALDGLDGLSAGEAELRDRLLRWDRRMDADSTDAASYAALRSAVVRRLAAHPAFAALAVPPAYPEVFRPWLALLPRIAFALEGLLKTEELYGIDRAALVREAVTEVAADPTTGVATWGERHRLVPWRALPTTSHSAYDEQALSGDHDCVLCTSSVPGLNDLSARGPAARYVWDLARREDSLWVVPLGASGVPGSAHNRDQLPLWTRGELVPVVTDWTRLTKEN; this comes from the coding sequence ATGGCCACCGAGATCTACCGCGACGCCTGGGGCATCCCGCACCTGCGGGCGGCCGACGCGCTCGAACTCGCCCGTTGCCAGGGCCGTGTCACCGCCCTCGACCGGGCCTGGCAGCTGGAGGTCGAGCGCCACCGCACGCAGGGCACCTCGGCCGCGTTCCTCGGCGCCGACGCGGTCGGCTGGGACGTGTTCGCCAGACGCGCCCGCCTCGACGACACCGCGAGGCACTGCTACGCCACCCTGGAGAGACGGGACCCCGAAACCGCCGCCTGGGTGCGCGCGTACACGGACGGTGTCAACGCCGGGCTGGGCGAAGGGGCCCGCCGCGCACCCGAGTTCGCCGCGACCGGCCTGGCACCCGGGCGCTGGGAGCCCTGGACCCCGCTCGGCGTCTGGCTCGCCACGCACATCCTGTTCGCCGGTTTCCCGGCCAAGCTCTGGCGCGACCAGGTCGTCGCGCATCTCGGTGCCGACGCCGTCGCCCTGTTCGCCACCGACGGACCCGGCACCTCCGGCAGCAACGGCTGGCTGGTGAGCGGCGAACGGTCCGTCACCGGGCTCCCGTTGCTCGCGGGCGACCCGCACCGCTATATCGAGGATCCCGGCGTCTACCAGCAAGTCCGGCTCTTCTGCCCGGAGTTCGACGTCGTCGGGTTCGCCGTGCCGGGCGTTCCCGGCATCGCCCACTTCGGCCACACCGGCACGGCAGCCTGGGCCATCACCAACGCCATGGCCGACTACCAGGACCTCTACGAGGAGCGGATCCGCCGCGCGGGTACGGGAGTTGAGGCCCTCGATCCCGACGGGGAGTGGCGGCCGGCTCATGTGCACAGGGAAGTGGTCGAGGTCGCGGGCGGGGAGTCCGGCGAGGTCGAGGTCGAGGTGATCGAGACCGGGCGCGGGCCGGTGGTGATCGGCGGCCCCGACGACGGCCGTACGGCAACCATCAGTCTGCGCTACCCGCCCCGCGTCACCGGTGACCTCGGCTTCTCCGCCCTTCTCCCGCTTCTCCGTGCCCGCCGCGTCGCCGACATCGACCGAGCCCTCGACCTGTGGGCCGAGCCCGTCAACGTCGTCCACGCCGCCGACACCGAGGGCGGGCTGCTGCACCGGGTCGCGGGCCATGTCCCCGTACGCGCCGAGGTCAACCGGACCCGGCTCGCGCGGGCCTGGGAACCCGGTCACGAATGGCAGGGCCGGCACGAGACGCCGTACGGCACCGTCGACAACGGCCTCGCCGTCATGGCCAACCAGCGCGGCCCGTCGACCCCGCTCGGCGTCGAGTTCGCACCGCCGCACCGGGCGGCCCGTATCCGCGCCCTCCTTGAGGAGAGGGACCAGTGGTCGGCGGACGATCTGTCCGCCGTCCACATGGACACCCACCTCGCCTCCGCCGGCCCGCTCCTCGGCCTCATTTCCGCCCTCGACGGTCTCGACGGTCTGTCGGCCGGGGAAGCGGAGCTCCGCGACCGGCTTCTCCGCTGGGACCGCCGGATGGACGCCGACAGCACGGACGCGGCGTCGTACGCGGCCCTGCGCTCCGCTGTCGTACGCCGCCTCGCCGCCCACCCCGCCTTCGCCGCACTGGCCGTCCCGCCCGCGTACCCCGAGGTCTTCCGCCCCTGGCTCGCGCTGCTCCCCCGGATCGCCTTCGCGCTCGAAGGGCTCCTGAAAACCGAGGAGTTGTACGGGATCGACCGCGCCGCCCTGGTCAGGGAAGCCGTCACCGAGGTGGCCGCCGATCCGACGACCGGCGTCGCGACCTGGGGCGAGCGTCACCGGCTGGTCCCCTGGCGGGCGCTGCCCACCACTTCGCACTCCGCGTACGACGAGCAGGCCCTCTCCGGCGACCACGACTGTGTGCTCTGCACCTCCTCCGTCCCCGGGCTCAACGACCTCAGCGCGCGCGGGCCCGCCGCCCGGTACGTCTGGGACCTGGCCCGGCGCGAGGACAGCCTCTGGGTGGTCCCCCTCGGCGCCTCCGGCGTTCCCGGTTCCGCCCACAACCGCGATCAACTCCCCTTGTGGACAAGGGGAGAACTCGTCCCGGTCGTCACCGACTGGACGCGGCTCACGAAGGAGAACTGA
- a CDS encoding HhH-GPD-type base excision DNA repair protein, producing the protein MDVTLHLAQDPEADALLGRSALAALTGMLLDQQVPMEWAFKGPATIAQRLGAEDLDAHEIAAYDPEAFAALLSDKPAVHRYPGSMAKRVQQLCQYLVEHYEGDAEGVWRDATTGQELLKHLTDLPGFGKQKAQIFLALLGKQLGVQPKGWREAAGAYGEPKSFRSVADITGPESLVKVRAHKQEMKAAAKAAKAAGK; encoded by the coding sequence ATGGACGTCACTCTCCACCTCGCCCAGGACCCCGAGGCCGACGCGCTCCTCGGCCGCAGTGCGCTCGCCGCGCTGACCGGAATGCTGCTGGACCAGCAAGTGCCGATGGAGTGGGCGTTCAAGGGACCGGCGACCATCGCCCAGCGACTGGGCGCCGAGGACCTCGACGCACACGAGATCGCGGCGTACGACCCGGAGGCCTTCGCCGCGCTCCTCTCCGACAAGCCGGCCGTGCACCGGTACCCGGGCTCGATGGCCAAGCGCGTCCAGCAGCTCTGCCAGTACCTCGTCGAGCACTACGAGGGCGACGCCGAGGGCGTCTGGCGGGACGCGACGACCGGCCAGGAACTGCTCAAGCACCTCACCGACCTGCCCGGCTTCGGTAAGCAGAAGGCCCAGATCTTCCTGGCCCTGCTCGGCAAGCAGCTCGGCGTACAGCCCAAGGGCTGGCGTGAGGCCGCCGGTGCCTACGGCGAACCGAAGTCCTTCCGCTCCGTCGCCGACATCACCGGCCCGGAGTCCCTGGTCAAGGTCCGTGCCCACAAGCAGGAGATGAAGGCGGCGGCGAAAGCCGCGAAGGCCGCCGGCAAGTAG
- a CDS encoding cupin domain-containing protein translates to MTSTSGHPTPADLIAHYDLEPIPREGGLFRRTWAGPERADGRPEGTAIVALLTAEPGDFSALHRLPSDEVWHFYLGDPLELLLLAPDGTSRTVVLGPGLLHGQEPQLTVDAGTWMGARVVTGGAWTFFGCTMAPGFTFEGYEHGDAVELAARYPAEAARIGALCRP, encoded by the coding sequence GTGACCTCGACCTCAGGACATCCGACGCCCGCCGACCTGATCGCCCACTACGACCTGGAGCCGATCCCGCGTGAGGGCGGGCTGTTCCGGCGTACGTGGGCGGGGCCCGAGCGGGCCGACGGGCGGCCGGAGGGCACGGCGATCGTCGCCCTGCTGACCGCCGAGCCCGGTGACTTCTCCGCGCTGCACCGGTTGCCGTCCGACGAGGTCTGGCACTTCTACCTCGGCGATCCCCTCGAACTGCTGCTCCTCGCACCGGACGGCACCTCCCGGACGGTCGTGCTCGGGCCCGGCCTCCTGCACGGTCAGGAGCCCCAGCTCACCGTGGACGCCGGTACCTGGATGGGCGCGCGGGTCGTCACGGGCGGCGCGTGGACGTTCTTCGGGTGCACGATGGCGCCCGGGTTCACGTTCGAGGGGTACGAGCACGGGGACGCCGTCGAACTGGCCGCGCGTTATCCGGCCGAGGCGGCTCGCATCGGGGCACTGTGTCGGCCATGA
- a CDS encoding GNAT family N-acetyltransferase, whose amino-acid sequence MTDVTTAEPYAARAAVHERVVDGFGAVRVLRLDPVADAGVVHGWVSGQEAGFWGMNGLTEKQVAEIYGHLDALDTHHAYLLVKDGTAVGLLQTYEPEADRVGECYPVEPGDIGVHLLLTPVGAEGGRPGWSGALMGVLAEFVLVGLGRRRVVVDPDVANEKAVTRFLRHGFVPGPVVVLPEIDLPDVYLPEKRAQLAFLRREVAFPG is encoded by the coding sequence ATGACCGACGTAACGACCGCTGAGCCGTACGCGGCCCGTGCCGCCGTGCACGAGCGAGTGGTCGACGGGTTCGGCGCCGTGCGCGTGCTACGGCTCGACCCCGTCGCCGATGCCGGCGTCGTGCACGGCTGGGTGAGCGGCCAGGAGGCCGGATTCTGGGGCATGAACGGGCTCACCGAGAAACAAGTCGCTGAGATCTACGGCCACTTGGACGCCCTGGACACCCATCACGCCTACCTGCTGGTGAAGGACGGTACGGCGGTCGGGCTGCTCCAGACGTACGAGCCCGAGGCCGACCGGGTGGGCGAGTGCTATCCCGTCGAGCCCGGCGACATCGGCGTCCATCTGCTGCTCACGCCCGTCGGGGCGGAGGGCGGGCGGCCGGGGTGGTCGGGTGCGCTGATGGGGGTGCTGGCGGAGTTCGTGCTGGTCGGGCTCGGGCGGCGGCGGGTCGTGGTCGATCCGGATGTGGCGAACGAGAAGGCCGTCACCCGTTTTCTGCGCCATGGGTTCGTGCCCGGGCCTGTCGTCGTCCTGCCCGAGATCGATCTGCCGGACGTGTATCTGCCGGAGAAGCGCGCCCAACTGGCTTTTCTGCGCCGGGAGGTAGCTTTTCCCGGGTGA
- a CDS encoding siderophore-interacting protein — protein sequence MAQGQGRGQGRRGWEGAVLKLFRGKDFVFTVTGAEDVTPHYRRLHLTDGGMLSATGVHPTMWVRLWFGNAGKPHQRAYTLVDPDPGAGTFSLEFALHEGCASDWARAAKPGDTIGATVQGTGFTRPEPDPSHIFAIGDPASLPALNSLLDAFGSTPATIWFESDHGTDGYPFRTAPDHHDVRPVPRRDAGAQLVAEVRSAFPDLLTHTADPYVWIACDTATTRTLTSWFRKETGLPKQRVHGLGYWRPYGTPAAIEA from the coding sequence ATGGCGCAGGGGCAGGGGCGGGGGCAGGGCCGTCGCGGCTGGGAGGGCGCGGTCCTCAAGCTCTTCCGGGGCAAGGACTTCGTCTTCACCGTGACGGGCGCCGAGGACGTCACCCCGCACTATCGGCGCCTCCACCTCACCGACGGGGGCATGCTTTCCGCCACCGGCGTCCACCCCACGATGTGGGTCCGGCTCTGGTTCGGCAACGCGGGCAAACCGCACCAGCGGGCGTACACGCTGGTCGACCCGGACCCCGGGGCGGGCACGTTCAGCCTCGAGTTCGCGCTCCACGAGGGATGCGCGAGCGACTGGGCGCGGGCGGCGAAGCCCGGCGACACCATCGGGGCAACGGTCCAGGGAACGGGCTTCACCCGGCCCGAGCCGGACCCCTCGCACATCTTCGCGATCGGCGACCCGGCATCGCTGCCCGCGCTCAACTCCCTGCTGGACGCGTTTGGTTCGACCCCGGCGACGATCTGGTTCGAGTCGGACCACGGCACCGACGGCTACCCCTTCCGCACCGCCCCCGACCATCACGACGTCCGCCCGGTGCCCCGCCGGGACGCGGGTGCCCAGCTGGTCGCCGAGGTCCGCTCGGCCTTTCCGGACCTGCTGACGCACACCGCCGACCCGTACGTGTGGATCGCCTGCGACACGGCCACGACCCGGACCCTGACGAGCTGGTTCCGCAAGGAGACGGGGCTGCCGAAGCAGCGGGTGCACGGGCTGGGGTACTGGCGGCCGTACGGCACCCCTGCCGCGATCGAGGCATGA